A section of the Piliocolobus tephrosceles isolate RC106 chromosome 14, ASM277652v3, whole genome shotgun sequence genome encodes:
- the ASB6 gene encoding ankyrin repeat and SOCS box protein 6 isoform X3 has product MPFLHGFRRIIFEYQPLVDAILGSLGIQDPERQESLDRPSYVASEENRILVLTELLERKAHSPFYQEGVSNALLKMAELGLTQAADVLLRHGANLNFEDPVTYYTALHIAVLRNQPDMVELLVHHGADINRRDRERLLCSMLWPAAMGYRSTILRTSGSCWKEGQMSRPPPRMGTQCSPASSSYLVRPWEGTKRRPR; this is encoded by the exons ATGCCGTTCCTGCACGGCTTCCGGAGGATCATCTTCGAGTACCAGCCGCTTGTGGATGCGATTCTGGGCTCCCTGGGGATTCAGGACCCCGAGCGACAGGAGTCTCTGGACCG GCCCAGTTATGTCGCCAGCGAGGAGAACCGAATCCTTGTTCTCACTGAGCTGCTGGAGAGGAAAGCCCACTCTCCCTTTTACCAGGAAGGTGTGAGCAACGCCCTGCTCAAGATGGCTGAGCTGGGGCTGACCCAGGCGGCCGACGTTCTCTTGCGGCATGGGGCCAATCTCAACTTTGAAG ACCCAGTCACCTACTACACGGCCTTGCACATCGCCGTCCTGCGGAaccagccagacatggtggagcTGCTGGTGCATCACGGCGCCGACATTAATCGGAGGGACCGG GAAAGACTGCTCTGCTCCATGCTCTGGCCAGCAGCGATGGGGTACAGATCCACAATACTGAGAACATCCGGCTCCTGCTGGAAGGAG GGGCAGATGTCAAGGCCACCACCAAGGATGGGGACACAGTGTTCACCTGCATCATCTTCCTACTTGGTGAGACCGTGGGAGGGGACAAAGAGGAGGCCCAGATGA
- the ASB6 gene encoding ankyrin repeat and SOCS box protein 6 isoform X2: MRFWAPWGFRTPSDRSLWTDPVTYYTALHIAVLRNQPDMVELLVHHGADINRRDRIHESSPLDLASEEPERLPCLQRLLDLGADVNAADKHGKTALLHALASSDGVQIHNTENIRLLLEGGADVKATTKDGDTVFTCIIFLLGETVGGDKEEAQMINRFCFQVTRLLLAHGADPSECPAHESLTHICLKSFKLHFPLLRFLLESGAAYNCSLHGASCWSGFHIIFERLCSHPGCTEDESHADLLRKAETVLDLMVTNSQKLQLPENFDIHPVGSLAEKIQALHFSLRQLESYPPPLKHLCRVSIRLYLQPWPVDVKVKALPLPDRLKWYLLSEHSGSMEDDI; encoded by the exons ATGCGATTCTGGGCTCCCTGGGGATTCAGGACCCCGAGCGACAGGAGTCTCTGGACCG ACCCAGTCACCTACTACACGGCCTTGCACATCGCCGTCCTGCGGAaccagccagacatggtggagcTGCTGGTGCATCACGGCGCCGACATTAATCGGAGGGACCGG ATCCACGAGAGTAGCCCCTTGGACCTGGCCAGCGAGGAGCCTGAGCGCCTGCCCTGCCTGCAGCGCCTCCTGGATCTTGGAGCTGATGTCAATGCCGCTGACAAGCATG GAAAGACTGCTCTGCTCCATGCTCTGGCCAGCAGCGATGGGGTACAGATCCACAATACTGAGAACATCCGGCTCCTGCTGGAAGGAG GGGCAGATGTCAAGGCCACCACCAAGGATGGGGACACAGTGTTCACCTGCATCATCTTCCTACTTGGTGAGACCGTGGGAGGGGACAAAGAGGAGGCCCAGATGATCAACCGCTTCTGCTTCCAAGTCACACGGCTGCTGCTGGCACATGGGGCCGACCCCAGCGAGTGCCCGGCCCACGAGTCCCTTACCCACATCTGCCTCAAGAGCTTTAAACTGCATTTCCCTCTCCTGCGCTTCCTGCTGGAGTCTGGAGCCGCCTACAACTGCTCCCTGCATGGCGCGTCCTGCTGGTCTGGCTTTCACATCATCTTTGAGAGGCTCTGTTCCCACCCAGGCTGCACAGAAGACGAGAGCCATGCGGACCTCCTGCGCAAAGCCGAGACCGTCCTGGACCTCATGGTGACCAACTCTCAGAAACTCCAGCTGCCCGAAAACTTCGATATCCACCCTGTGGGCAGCCTGGCGGAAAAGATCCAGGCCCTCCACTTCTCCTTGAGGCAGCTGGAGAGCTATCCCCCACCCCTCAAGCACCTGTGCCGTGTGTCCATCCGGCTCTACCTTCAGCCGTGGCCTGTGGATGTGAAGGTCAAAGCCCTGCCTCTGCCTGACAGGCTGAAGTGGTACCTCCTTAGTGAGCACAGTGGCTCCATGGAAGATGACATCTGA
- the ASB6 gene encoding ankyrin repeat and SOCS box protein 6 isoform X1, with translation MPFLHGFRRIIFEYQPLVDAILGSLGIQDPERQESLDRPSYVASEENRILVLTELLERKAHSPFYQEGVSNALLKMAELGLTQAADVLLRHGANLNFEDPVTYYTALHIAVLRNQPDMVELLVHHGADINRRDRIHESSPLDLASEEPERLPCLQRLLDLGADVNAADKHGKTALLHALASSDGVQIHNTENIRLLLEGGADVKATTKDGDTVFTCIIFLLGETVGGDKEEAQMINRFCFQVTRLLLAHGADPSECPAHESLTHICLKSFKLHFPLLRFLLESGAAYNCSLHGASCWSGFHIIFERLCSHPGCTEDESHADLLRKAETVLDLMVTNSQKLQLPENFDIHPVGSLAEKIQALHFSLRQLESYPPPLKHLCRVSIRLYLQPWPVDVKVKALPLPDRLKWYLLSEHSGSMEDDI, from the exons ATGCCGTTCCTGCACGGCTTCCGGAGGATCATCTTCGAGTACCAGCCGCTTGTGGATGCGATTCTGGGCTCCCTGGGGATTCAGGACCCCGAGCGACAGGAGTCTCTGGACCG GCCCAGTTATGTCGCCAGCGAGGAGAACCGAATCCTTGTTCTCACTGAGCTGCTGGAGAGGAAAGCCCACTCTCCCTTTTACCAGGAAGGTGTGAGCAACGCCCTGCTCAAGATGGCTGAGCTGGGGCTGACCCAGGCGGCCGACGTTCTCTTGCGGCATGGGGCCAATCTCAACTTTGAAG ACCCAGTCACCTACTACACGGCCTTGCACATCGCCGTCCTGCGGAaccagccagacatggtggagcTGCTGGTGCATCACGGCGCCGACATTAATCGGAGGGACCGG ATCCACGAGAGTAGCCCCTTGGACCTGGCCAGCGAGGAGCCTGAGCGCCTGCCCTGCCTGCAGCGCCTCCTGGATCTTGGAGCTGATGTCAATGCCGCTGACAAGCATG GAAAGACTGCTCTGCTCCATGCTCTGGCCAGCAGCGATGGGGTACAGATCCACAATACTGAGAACATCCGGCTCCTGCTGGAAGGAG GGGCAGATGTCAAGGCCACCACCAAGGATGGGGACACAGTGTTCACCTGCATCATCTTCCTACTTGGTGAGACCGTGGGAGGGGACAAAGAGGAGGCCCAGATGATCAACCGCTTCTGCTTCCAAGTCACACGGCTGCTGCTGGCACATGGGGCCGACCCCAGCGAGTGCCCGGCCCACGAGTCCCTTACCCACATCTGCCTCAAGAGCTTTAAACTGCATTTCCCTCTCCTGCGCTTCCTGCTGGAGTCTGGAGCCGCCTACAACTGCTCCCTGCATGGCGCGTCCTGCTGGTCTGGCTTTCACATCATCTTTGAGAGGCTCTGTTCCCACCCAGGCTGCACAGAAGACGAGAGCCATGCGGACCTCCTGCGCAAAGCCGAGACCGTCCTGGACCTCATGGTGACCAACTCTCAGAAACTCCAGCTGCCCGAAAACTTCGATATCCACCCTGTGGGCAGCCTGGCGGAAAAGATCCAGGCCCTCCACTTCTCCTTGAGGCAGCTGGAGAGCTATCCCCCACCCCTCAAGCACCTGTGCCGTGTGTCCATCCGGCTCTACCTTCAGCCGTGGCCTGTGGATGTGAAGGTCAAAGCCCTGCCTCTGCCTGACAGGCTGAAGTGGTACCTCCTTAGTGAGCACAGTGGCTCCATGGAAGATGACATCTGA